One window of Sphingomonas paeninsulae genomic DNA carries:
- a CDS encoding SDR family NAD(P)-dependent oxidoreductase, whose product MQITNQTAAVVTGGASGLGEASARALADAGIKVAIFDLNAEKGEAIAKEIGGVFCNVNITDEDSVVAGFEKARAAHGQERVLVHCAQTSRGGKTVGKNRDTGGFKRFSTADYEYSILGILVASYRLASLSALGMAELEPLEDGERGVITLTASAAAQDAQVGQVGYGSAKAGVNGLALPMARDLMDLGIRVNSIMPGIFATPPMLGVPPKVLEVLSASVPFPKRLGKPSEFGSLVLELVRNSYFNGQNIRLDGAIRMPPR is encoded by the coding sequence ATGCAGATTACCAACCAAACCGCAGCAGTCGTTACCGGCGGCGCATCCGGCCTTGGCGAAGCAAGCGCACGCGCGCTCGCGGATGCTGGCATCAAGGTCGCGATCTTCGACCTTAACGCCGAAAAGGGCGAAGCGATTGCCAAGGAAATCGGTGGCGTTTTCTGCAACGTCAACATCACCGACGAAGACAGCGTTGTCGCTGGTTTTGAAAAGGCCCGTGCCGCTCACGGCCAGGAACGCGTTCTTGTGCATTGCGCGCAGACATCGCGCGGCGGCAAAACGGTCGGCAAGAACCGCGACACTGGTGGTTTCAAGCGTTTCTCGACGGCCGATTACGAATATTCGATCCTCGGCATATTGGTTGCCAGCTACCGTTTGGCTTCACTGTCGGCACTCGGCATGGCGGAACTCGAGCCACTCGAAGATGGCGAGCGCGGCGTAATCACGCTGACTGCTTCGGCTGCTGCACAGGACGCACAGGTCGGTCAGGTCGGTTACGGCTCGGCAAAGGCGGGCGTTAATGGCCTCGCGCTGCCAATGGCGCGCGATCTCATGGACCTCGGCATTCGCGTCAATTCGATCATGCCCGGTATCTTCGCGACGCCACCGATGCTCGGTGTGCCGCCAAAGGTGCTTGAAGTCCTTTCGGCATCGGTGCCGTTCCCCAAGCGTCTGGGCAAGCCTTCCGAATTTGGCAGCCTTGTTCTGGAACTGGTCCGTAACAGCTATTTCAACGGTCAGAATATCCGGCTCGACGGCGCGATCCGGATGCCACCGCGCTGA